A genomic stretch from Eptesicus fuscus isolate TK198812 chromosome 15, DD_ASM_mEF_20220401, whole genome shotgun sequence includes:
- the SPAAR gene encoding small regulatory polypeptide of amino acid response: protein METAVIGMVAVLFVITVAITCILCCFSCDSKAPDPQGGPGRSFTVATFHQEASLFTGPGRHAQAVAGARDFWTFM from the coding sequence ATGGAAACGGCGGTGATCGGCATGGTGGCCGTGCTGTTTGTGATCACCGTGGCCATCACCTGCATCCTCTGCTGCTTCAGCTGTGACTCGAAGGCCCCGGATCCTCAGGGGGGGCCTGGCCGCAGCTTCACAGTGGCCACGTTTCACCAGGAGGCGTCTCTCTTCACGGGGCCGGGTCGCCATGCCCAGGCAGTGGCGGGTGCCCGGGACTTC